In Anaerosporomusa subterranea, one DNA window encodes the following:
- a CDS encoding sensor histidine kinase: protein MSITYRYSLLMSLLITITVLMLTYFANYQMETHFREYLVERQIYISQNPDGITTIDMVMGPIELTMLSSVHQSLLWIGIGMIIVGLAASYVLARDITVPLRKLNLGAQAVASGQYDYQVPVVTNDEVGQLAGAFNQMSKSLAENQVLRQKLFVDIAHEMKTPLAIIQGNLEGILDGVIEANPDQIKSLLEETVHLNRIIVDLRDLSLAEAGQLVLEKTPTDINTLISRSVQMLQPLAEDKQVALKQMLGAVPELQVDAGRMIQVIYNLLTNAIRYTPENGLVTISSSQVSEKGADWVRIQVQDTGIGMKAEDLSFVFNHFYRADASRDRKSGGAGLGLAIVKQLVERHQGYVTVSSVLGQGSLFEVYLPHKS, encoded by the coding sequence ATGAGCATAACGTATCGTTATAGCCTACTCATGTCTCTGTTGATTACGATTACTGTTCTTATGCTGACCTATTTTGCGAATTACCAAATGGAGACTCACTTCCGAGAGTATTTAGTTGAACGGCAAATATACATCAGTCAGAATCCAGATGGAATCACAACAATTGACATGGTGATGGGGCCGATTGAGTTAACGATGCTGTCCTCGGTGCATCAGTCGTTGCTTTGGATTGGAATAGGGATGATTATAGTAGGACTTGCCGCCAGTTACGTTTTGGCAAGGGATATCACTGTACCCTTGCGTAAACTTAATCTTGGAGCCCAGGCAGTGGCTTCAGGGCAGTACGATTATCAAGTTCCTGTTGTAACCAATGATGAAGTCGGGCAATTGGCAGGAGCGTTTAATCAGATGTCCAAGTCTCTGGCAGAAAACCAGGTACTTCGTCAAAAACTATTTGTAGATATCGCCCATGAAATGAAGACTCCATTAGCAATCATACAAGGTAATCTCGAAGGCATTTTAGACGGAGTGATTGAGGCGAATCCTGATCAGATTAAGTCTCTACTTGAAGAAACGGTGCATCTAAATCGGATCATTGTTGATCTTAGAGATTTGTCTTTAGCAGAGGCTGGACAATTAGTATTGGAAAAAACGCCAACAGATATTAACACCTTAATCTCCCGTAGCGTCCAAATGCTTCAGCCTTTGGCAGAAGATAAACAAGTGGCTCTTAAGCAAATGCTGGGGGCTGTCCCTGAATTGCAGGTTGATGCAGGCCGAATGATACAGGTGATTTACAATCTGCTGACTAATGCAATCCGTTACACACCTGAGAATGGTTTAGTCACTATATCTAGTTCACAGGTCTCTGAAAAAGGAGCGGACTGGGTTAGAATTCAGGTTCAGGATACCGGAATTGGCATGAAGGCAGAGGATTTGTCGTTCGTCTTTAATCATTTTTACCGGGCAGACGCTTCACGTGACCGAAAGAGCGGTGGTGCTGGATTAGGACTGGCCATTGTAAAACAGTTAGTTGAGCGGCATCAAGGCTACGTAACTGTATCAAGCGTACTTGGGCAAGGGAGTTTGTTTGAAGTTTATTTGCCTCACAAATCCTAA
- a CDS encoding class I SAM-dependent methyltransferase, translating into MSVDATEIIRRRYNRTALFYDWMDQMISPTLREKVISLASGKALEIGVGTGKNLKYYSPDCDVIGIDFSPGMLQQARKKMTSAKASVQLLEMDAQNLQFADNTFDTVTATCVFCSVPDPVRGLLEAKRVCKPDGKIILLEHVRSDNPVLGWLMDAINPVSLHLVGSNINRRTVDNILEAGLTIEQDINVSANILKLIIARP; encoded by the coding sequence ATGTCGGTGGATGCTACTGAAATAATCAGACGTAGGTATAATCGTACCGCATTGTTCTATGACTGGATGGATCAGATGATTTCTCCTACCCTCCGGGAAAAAGTGATTTCTCTGGCGAGTGGCAAGGCCCTTGAAATTGGGGTCGGGACTGGGAAAAATCTTAAATATTATTCACCTGATTGTGACGTGATTGGCATTGATTTTAGTCCAGGTATGCTACAGCAAGCACGTAAAAAAATGACCAGTGCAAAGGCGTCGGTACAACTGCTGGAGATGGATGCGCAAAACCTGCAATTCGCTGACAACACTTTTGATACTGTGACTGCCACTTGCGTCTTTTGCTCTGTCCCTGATCCAGTTCGGGGACTATTAGAGGCTAAGCGGGTGTGTAAACCAGATGGTAAAATTATTTTACTTGAACATGTACGCAGTGACAACCCGGTTCTGGGGTGGCTGATGGATGCTATTAATCCGGTTAGTTTGCATTTAGTCGGTTCAAATATCAATCGTAGGACAGTAGACAACATCTTGGAGGCGGGCCTTACTATCGAGCAGGACATAAACGTATCTGCTAACATCTTAAAATTGATTATTGCACGGCCTTGA
- a CDS encoding dicarboxylate/amino acid:cation symporter, producing MNFGMIVSAIVIAILYGLAVKRVGFGTRVFIGMIAGVTVGILFKEQSANIGTIGQVYINLIKMLVMPLVAASIISSITTLSDPGKLKQIGLKTVSLFLVTTAIAASIGLGVALLLDPGSGVQFTANASFKAREVPAFSKVLLDLVPANPVAEMANGKVIPVIVFALFFAVAIIIESAKSPESMRPVKEFINSFTKVMFRVTGLVVRFTPYGVFGLMVTMSGKYGLATLLPLGKVIVAVYIACAVHMLITYGSLVAFVVKVNPLQFLRKIYPVLAVAFTTRSSYATLPVNLEVITKRLKVSGKVASFVAPLGATMNMNGCGGLWPAIVAVFVARVFGIELTIADYFLIVASATIASIGTAGIPGPASISTTVVLASLGLPLEGMAIVLGIDPIVDMARTAVNASGTTVASLVIADNAGEFDRSAYARSEAEELDIA from the coding sequence ATGAATTTTGGAATGATTGTTTCCGCCATTGTCATAGCAATACTATACGGATTAGCCGTTAAAAGAGTAGGTTTTGGCACTCGGGTGTTTATTGGCATGATTGCGGGTGTTACTGTTGGAATACTGTTCAAAGAGCAGTCCGCCAATATAGGCACTATTGGACAGGTTTATATTAACCTTATTAAGATGCTCGTTATGCCGTTGGTGGCAGCTTCTATTATATCCAGCATCACCACTTTGTCTGACCCAGGGAAGTTGAAACAGATAGGCTTAAAAACGGTATCCCTATTTTTGGTAACTACTGCAATAGCCGCCAGCATTGGCTTAGGCGTTGCTTTACTACTCGATCCTGGATCTGGCGTGCAGTTTACAGCCAATGCTTCATTTAAGGCACGTGAAGTTCCGGCCTTCAGCAAGGTACTCTTAGACTTGGTGCCTGCCAATCCGGTAGCGGAAATGGCCAATGGCAAAGTCATACCAGTTATTGTTTTTGCATTATTTTTCGCTGTTGCAATTATTATCGAGAGTGCCAAGTCACCGGAGAGTATGAGACCGGTTAAAGAATTTATTAATTCCTTTACCAAGGTGATGTTCCGGGTTACTGGACTGGTTGTCCGTTTTACGCCCTACGGTGTGTTTGGTTTGATGGTAACTATGTCTGGCAAATATGGGTTAGCCACATTATTACCTTTGGGGAAAGTGATTGTAGCGGTGTATATTGCCTGCGCCGTTCATATGCTAATTACCTATGGCAGTTTAGTTGCCTTTGTAGTCAAGGTTAATCCTCTCCAGTTTCTGCGAAAAATTTATCCGGTGCTAGCGGTAGCATTCACGACGCGCAGTAGTTATGCCACCTTGCCAGTGAATTTAGAGGTCATTACTAAACGATTAAAGGTATCAGGGAAAGTAGCCAGCTTTGTGGCCCCCTTAGGTGCTACAATGAATATGAATGGTTGCGGTGGTTTATGGCCAGCTATTGTAGCGGTTTTTGTAGCTCGTGTTTTTGGTATCGAACTAACAATTGCTGATTATTTTCTGATTGTTGCCTCTGCTACAATAGCCTCGATCGGAACGGCAGGTATTCCGGGACCTGCGTCGATCTCTACGACGGTGGTACTAGCCAGTCTGGGGCTTCCTCTTGAAGGAATGGCCATTGTGCTTGGCATTGACCCGATTGTTGATATGGCCCGTACGGCTGTCAATGCATCAGGCACTACTGTAGCATCGTTGGTAATAGCTGATAATGCAGGTGAGTTTGATCGGTCGGCTTATGCCAGGTCAGAGGCTGAGGAACTGGATATTGCATAG
- a CDS encoding methyltransferase family protein, which translates to MWGYGLWGAVVVNSLIFIIFALSFTRPRNVRDWRSFGAFSAFIITLFTEMYGFPLTIYLLSGWLGTHFPELNFSHGGGHLWYTLLGMTGDPHTSWIHTVSEVFITGGLIFLGFTWRYLHKAQQNNSVAMTGPYKYVRHPQYVAFIAMMLGFLIQWPTILTVLMFPVLVRMYLWLSKREEQEAIEQFGDEYIEYAARTPRFIPWLKP; encoded by the coding sequence ATGTGGGGTTATGGCCTTTGGGGCGCTGTAGTGGTTAATTCGTTAATCTTTATTATTTTTGCACTGAGTTTTACCCGGCCGCGCAACGTTCGGGATTGGCGATCCTTTGGAGCGTTTTCCGCGTTTATCATCACGTTATTCACGGAAATGTATGGGTTTCCGCTCACGATCTATCTTCTCTCCGGTTGGTTGGGAACACATTTTCCAGAACTAAACTTTTCTCATGGTGGCGGACATTTATGGTACACCCTCTTAGGGATGACAGGTGATCCCCACACCAGTTGGATTCACACCGTTAGTGAAGTGTTCATTACAGGCGGGCTAATCTTCTTAGGGTTCACTTGGCGCTATTTGCACAAAGCACAACAGAATAATTCAGTTGCGATGACAGGGCCATACAAATATGTTAGGCATCCTCAGTATGTTGCGTTTATCGCGATGATGCTAGGATTCTTAATTCAATGGCCGACGATACTGACAGTATTAATGTTCCCCGTACTGGTTCGTATGTATCTATGGCTTTCCAAGCGGGAAGAACAAGAAGCCATTGAACAGTTCGGTGATGAGTATATCGAGTACGCGGCGAGGACGCCACGCTTTATCCCTTGGCTTAAGCCATAA
- a CDS encoding C40 family peptidase codes for MKVLFRASWILVYFALTIQLGSLAVASAASLKPGDSGSEVRILQEQLQKMQYEISEVDGVYGIQTQQAVEQYQMSVGLEVDDIVGAETWEALRASRAGVNRSFSRRLNANGILSFAKRFIGVPYLWGGNSPAGFDCSGFTQYVFRASGISLPRTADVQFQVGIPIRYDQLKSGDLVFFSTYEPGPSHNGIYLGDGNFISATSSRGIAIDRMSSPYWSSRYVGARRVIG; via the coding sequence TTGAAAGTCCTTTTTAGAGCAAGTTGGATACTGGTTTATTTTGCGCTGACGATTCAGCTAGGAAGCTTGGCGGTCGCAAGCGCCGCCAGCTTGAAACCTGGTGACTCGGGTTCAGAGGTTCGAATTCTGCAAGAACAACTACAGAAAATGCAGTATGAGATTAGTGAGGTTGATGGTGTTTACGGAATCCAAACCCAACAGGCAGTCGAGCAGTACCAAATGTCAGTTGGTTTAGAGGTAGATGATATCGTTGGGGCTGAGACCTGGGAAGCGCTGCGTGCCTCCCGTGCTGGTGTAAACCGAAGTTTTAGTCGCAGGTTAAACGCAAACGGGATCCTTTCATTTGCTAAGCGTTTCATTGGAGTACCCTATCTGTGGGGTGGAAACTCTCCTGCGGGCTTTGATTGTTCAGGCTTTACTCAATATGTGTTCCGTGCCAGTGGAATTTCGCTACCACGGACTGCCGATGTCCAATTTCAAGTAGGAATTCCTATACGTTATGATCAGCTAAAGTCGGGCGATCTCGTGTTTTTCAGTACCTATGAGCCCGGGCCATCTCACAATGGAATTTATCTTGGTGATGGCAATTTTATCAGTGCCACATCAAGTAGGGGTATAGCAATTGATCGTATGAGCAGTCCTTACTGGAGCTCACGGTATGTGGGGGCCAGGAGGGTTATCGGGTAA